One window from the genome of Pyrobaculum ferrireducens encodes:
- a CDS encoding archaellum operon transcriptional activator EarA family protein: MALYRIAKAFRRSRVRFEIFKLLCQAREPMYPMMIARWLGTSYDNVLGALRGGRGYRREESLVALGLVKEITWGRQKLYQAEEEHCRYIEEVENRLL; this comes from the coding sequence ATGGCCCTGTACAGAATAGCCAAGGCTTTTAGGAGGAGTAGAGTAAGATTTGAAATCTTCAAGCTCCTGTGCCAGGCGAGGGAGCCGATGTACCCCATGATGATAGCTAGGTGGCTGGGAACGAGCTACGACAACGTACTCGGGGCGTTGCGCGGCGGGCGGGGGTACCGACGGGAGGAGTCCCTAGTGGCGCTCGGGCTCGTTAAAGAAATCACATGGGGCAGACAGAAGTTATATCAGGCGGAAGAAGAACACTGTAGATATATCGAAGAAGTTGAAAATAGACTGCTATAA
- a CDS encoding bis(5'-nucleosyl)-tetraphosphatase, which translates to MSYDEVSAGAVVFYEGDGVEYLLLLYPAGHWDFPKGNVEPGESPEEAALREIKEETGIEAELIPGFREEVEYWYVKAGRRVRKKVIYFLARAPTKEVKLSWEHKGYAWLPYGQALARATYQTTKQVLAKAHKKLAELQRR; encoded by the coding sequence GTGAGCTACGACGAGGTGTCCGCCGGGGCCGTGGTGTTTTACGAGGGGGACGGGGTGGAGTACCTCCTCTTGCTCTACCCAGCGGGCCACTGGGACTTCCCAAAGGGCAACGTCGAGCCCGGCGAGTCGCCGGAGGAGGCGGCCCTCCGGGAGATAAAAGAGGAGACGGGGATAGAGGCGGAGCTCATCCCAGGCTTCAGAGAGGAGGTGGAGTACTGGTACGTCAAGGCCGGGCGGCGGGTGAGGAAAAAGGTGATTTACTTCCTCGCCAGGGCCCCCACCAAGGAGGTTAAGCTCAGCTGGGAGCACAAAGGCTACGCCTGGCTCCCCTACGGCCAAGCCCTCGCCAGAGCCACCTACCAAACCACCAAACAGGTACTCGCCAAGGCCCACAAAAAACTAGCCGAGCTCCAACGCAGATAG
- a CDS encoding ParA family protein: MPTVAVISASGGAGKTTVALALAYYAAHTLADPRSVLIVDLDPTAGLTLRALGDSGYGDLCQQGKTLYHMDLDFDRGRRVDVEKYATRPGPAAKAISNVALLPPGEDDEGDLAARVEKWFLFGGRDRLAKLLKESQALERYSHVVIDTAPFFDVRYTVAAVAAADVAVVTLRPTVTEITRTIRMLRRLRSAGIEIKPLALFNYDPGRLVRETSTLRELGFKIPGRSSAHPDQKLRQLVERLTAEATPIKTVLQYKRELTDLEFPRTSSDKLDLIICPRGRRDLQTPKPTPTRMPRHLRRRVTTHPPHPTNKTQKTHLPP; the protein is encoded by the coding sequence ATGCCCACCGTAGCCGTCATATCGGCGTCGGGAGGCGCCGGGAAGACCACAGTCGCCCTAGCCCTCGCCTACTATGCAGCCCACACCCTCGCCGATCCGAGGAGTGTGCTGATTGTCGACCTGGACCCCACCGCCGGGCTGACCCTAAGGGCGCTGGGCGACAGCGGCTACGGAGACCTATGCCAGCAGGGAAAGACCCTCTACCACATGGACCTCGACTTCGACCGGGGGAGGAGAGTTGACGTCGAGAAATACGCAACCCGCCCCGGGCCGGCCGCCAAGGCCATCTCCAACGTAGCTCTGCTACCCCCCGGCGAAGACGACGAGGGAGACCTCGCGGCGAGGGTAGAGAAGTGGTTCCTCTTTGGAGGTAGGGACAGGCTGGCGAAGCTCCTAAAGGAGTCCCAGGCCTTGGAGAGGTACAGCCACGTGGTTATAGACACCGCCCCCTTCTTCGACGTGAGGTACACGGTAGCCGCCGTCGCCGCCGCCGACGTCGCAGTCGTCACGCTGAGGCCCACAGTTACAGAGATCACGAGGACGATAAGAATGTTGAGAAGGCTGAGAAGCGCCGGCATCGAGATAAAGCCCCTCGCCCTCTTCAACTACGACCCAGGCAGACTCGTCAGAGAGACCTCAACCCTGAGAGAGCTAGGCTTCAAAATCCCGGGCAGGTCAAGCGCACATCCAGACCAGAAACTCCGCCAGCTTGTGGAGAGGCTGACAGCCGAGGCCACGCCCATAAAAACAGTACTCCAGTACAAAAGAGAGCTAACAGACCTAGAATTCCCCAGAACCTCCTCCGACAAGCTAGACCTCATAATCTGCCCCCGCGGCCGCCGAGATCTACAGACACCTAAACCAACACCCACCCGAATGCCCCGCCACCTACGAAGAAGAGTAACCACCCACCCCCCACACCCCACCAACAAAACACAGAAGACCCACCTACCCCCTTAA
- the cas6 gene encoding CRISPR-associated endoribonuclease Cas6 yields MERRFLRATYALTPGRDLVVQALTSRVAKQAVLQWFTYPGAGTPQPEKPLKFSYLHHQGRPLWGDGETPVAVRGGEVYHFQVVADVDRLGEDLALRLLQPPREVKIYGAPARLELAEASIEAAAPLHPGRYVTVRFKTPTLLQYPKPPRVKAPTTHTLYPQPRLLILNLIQRARAYGVEAPLSLYVYAPFDLVESTHAVRPAAVYVGPHHAVGFTGVITYRLDAPAKRARWIAQLLGLARYIGVGHSTAMGFGWVEITTQ; encoded by the coding sequence GTGGAGCGCAGATTTCTGAGAGCCACCTACGCCCTCACCCCCGGCAGAGACCTGGTGGTGCAGGCCCTCACCTCGAGAGTCGCCAAGCAGGCGGTGCTCCAGTGGTTCACCTACCCCGGCGCCGGCACCCCCCAGCCCGAGAAGCCCCTAAAGTTCTCCTACCTCCACCACCAGGGCAGGCCCCTCTGGGGAGACGGCGAGACCCCCGTGGCGGTCCGCGGAGGCGAGGTCTACCACTTCCAGGTAGTGGCAGACGTCGACAGGCTCGGCGAGGACCTGGCGCTGAGGCTACTCCAGCCCCCCCGGGAGGTCAAGATATACGGCGCGCCGGCCCGCCTAGAGCTGGCGGAGGCCTCCATCGAGGCCGCCGCCCCCCTACACCCCGGGCGGTACGTCACCGTGCGCTTCAAAACCCCCACCCTCCTCCAGTACCCCAAGCCCCCCCGCGTCAAGGCCCCAACCACCCACACCCTCTACCCCCAGCCCCGCCTGCTCATCCTCAACCTCATCCAGCGGGCGAGGGCCTACGGCGTGGAGGCCCCCCTCTCCCTCTACGTATACGCCCCCTTCGACCTCGTGGAGTCCACCCACGCCGTGAGGCCCGCCGCGGTCTACGTAGGCCCCCACCACGCCGTGGGCTTCACCGGCGTAATCACATACCGCCTAGACGCCCCCGCCAAGAGGGCCAGGTGGATAGCCCAGCTCCTCGGCTTAGCCAGATACATCGGAGTAGGCCACTCCACAGCCATGGGCTTCGGCTGGGTAGAAATCACAACCCAATAA
- a CDS encoding ATP-binding protein translates to MTDCGFVTRQFPSEVSLDAAKVYAILTCEAPVGSYVVIDAGGRSYLARISAVRVADIYAVANAPVLTPEQERAVSLRLGPTTAELELISECAGGVCAPPGTPVPIHAPLRRPREGEVVKMLGLPSGGVALGNLALPTGEELRGEEVFLPIDALRHHVLIVGTTGSGKTVLVKEIAYQLARWRAVALDAVGHFYHLAYDGVEVRVVLPVTRRLARRGLRAVARRAAAKAIWRGRGRYRCRAFGRGGVLTRMELEVEAPHGRGRLQVYPWALESGGILYDLPRAIPILSQQARIFYKRVLEEAKRMSGASRVDDLFKFLTSPAEDQRGRPAVMYEKIGASLGLHASTMENIVRALLALVETGLVDVEGPGFKVAEPPYSRALAGYTVVDISGLGTHQQRLVVYRILDAVYKTARPVTAVLIDEAHLFFPQTRNEDEQAFLEAHLTRLTRLGRAKGIAVVFATHMPDDLNDVVIQLANTKIVLRSDPRVLEKLGVPPAERRFLSKAERGVAYVQSYAYRHPIYVKIAKRTTHLG, encoded by the coding sequence GTGACTGACTGCGGCTTCGTCACGAGGCAGTTCCCCTCCGAGGTCTCCCTAGACGCCGCTAAGGTGTACGCAATTTTGACGTGTGAAGCCCCTGTGGGGTCTTACGTCGTGATCGACGCCGGGGGGAGGAGCTATTTGGCCAGGATCTCCGCTGTGAGGGTTGCGGATATATACGCCGTGGCCAACGCCCCGGTACTGACGCCGGAGCAGGAGAGGGCCGTCTCGTTGCGTCTAGGCCCCACCACGGCGGAGCTGGAGCTGATATCTGAATGCGCGGGCGGGGTCTGCGCCCCGCCGGGGACCCCCGTGCCCATCCACGCCCCCCTTAGGAGGCCCCGCGAGGGGGAGGTGGTGAAGATGCTGGGGCTCCCGAGCGGCGGCGTCGCCCTGGGCAACTTGGCTCTGCCCACGGGGGAGGAGCTGAGGGGGGAGGAGGTGTTCCTCCCCATCGACGCCTTGAGGCACCACGTCCTCATCGTCGGCACCACGGGGAGCGGCAAGACCGTCCTCGTCAAGGAGATCGCCTACCAGCTGGCCAGGTGGAGGGCGGTGGCGCTGGACGCGGTGGGGCACTTCTACCACCTCGCCTACGACGGGGTGGAGGTGAGGGTAGTCCTCCCGGTCACCAGGAGGCTCGCCAGGAGGGGGTTGAGGGCTGTGGCCCGGAGGGCCGCGGCTAAGGCGATTTGGAGGGGGAGGGGGAGGTACCGGTGCAGAGCCTTCGGCAGAGGCGGGGTGCTGACGCGGATGGAGCTTGAGGTGGAGGCGCCGCACGGGCGGGGGCGGCTCCAAGTCTATCCCTGGGCCCTTGAGAGCGGGGGCATACTGTACGACCTGCCCAGGGCGATCCCCATCTTGAGCCAGCAGGCCAGGATTTTCTACAAGAGGGTCCTGGAGGAGGCCAAGAGGATGAGCGGCGCCTCCAGGGTAGACGACTTGTTTAAATTCCTCACGTCGCCGGCGGAGGACCAGAGGGGGAGGCCCGCCGTCATGTACGAGAAAATCGGAGCCTCCCTGGGCCTCCACGCAAGCACCATGGAGAACATCGTGAGGGCCCTCCTGGCGCTGGTGGAGACCGGCCTCGTGGACGTGGAGGGGCCGGGGTTCAAGGTGGCGGAGCCCCCCTACAGCCGGGCCCTCGCCGGCTACACGGTGGTGGACATATCCGGCCTGGGCACCCACCAGCAGAGGCTTGTGGTCTACAGAATCCTCGACGCCGTCTACAAGACGGCGAGGCCCGTCACGGCTGTCCTCATAGACGAGGCCCACCTCTTCTTCCCCCAGACGAGGAACGAGGACGAGCAGGCCTTCCTAGAGGCCCACCTAACCCGCCTCACGAGGCTGGGGAGGGCCAAGGGCATCGCCGTGGTCTTCGCCACCCACATGCCCGACGACCTAAACGACGTCGTCATACAGCTCGCCAACACGAAGATAGTCCTCAGAAGCGACCCCCGGGTCTTGGAGAAGCTCGGCGTCCCCCCCGCCGAGAGGAGGTTCCTATCAAAGGCGGAGAGGGGCGTGGCCTACGTACAGAGCTACGCCTACAGACACCCCATATACGTAAAGATAGCCAAAAGGACGACCCACCTGGGGTGA
- a CDS encoding putative CRISPR-associated protein translates to MAAFPRVFLGVTVGVSLLSNAARRGIVDGELAVLSPDDPRQSRFAELSIDPFLKFAVEEPERCCAELNTVVKAARRWDRLFAGDVAAVFYASDTGQGRFVASVLERAFCQVVRARSCRASARVVEGLGRDFYGGLLRLAQVVKSDVVEARRGGRLPYVVATGGYKPESTFAVIAAYIAGAVGVLYIHESFQEVVMLPMVPLQLREELRRYARGEASDAELVRALGVDLQHLREVGVLEGDSVSRLLAELM, encoded by the coding sequence ATGGCGGCTTTTCCCAGGGTGTTTTTGGGGGTTACTGTGGGGGTGTCTCTCCTGTCTAACGCCGCGAGGAGGGGGATCGTGGATGGGGAGTTGGCCGTATTGAGTCCGGACGACCCTAGGCAGAGTAGATTCGCCGAGTTGTCTATAGATCCTTTTTTGAAGTTCGCGGTTGAGGAGCCTGAGCGTTGTTGCGCCGAGTTGAATACTGTGGTTAAGGCGGCGAGGAGGTGGGACCGCCTCTTCGCGGGGGACGTCGCGGCTGTGTTTTACGCATCCGACACGGGGCAGGGGAGGTTTGTGGCCTCTGTGTTGGAGAGGGCTTTTTGCCAGGTGGTTAGGGCCAGGTCGTGCCGGGCCTCGGCGAGGGTGGTTGAGGGGCTGGGGCGGGATTTCTACGGGGGGCTTCTGAGGCTGGCCCAGGTGGTTAAGTCCGACGTGGTGGAGGCGAGGAGAGGGGGGAGGCTTCCCTATGTGGTGGCCACGGGGGGCTACAAGCCGGAGTCCACCTTCGCGGTTATAGCGGCATACATCGCCGGGGCGGTGGGGGTTTTGTACATCCACGAGAGTTTTCAAGAGGTGGTGATGCTCCCCATGGTGCCTCTCCAGCTGAGGGAGGAGTTGCGGCGGTACGCCCGGGGCGAGGCCAGCGACGCCGAGCTGGTGAGGGCCCTGGGGGTGGATCTCCAGCATCTGAGAGAGGTGGGGGTCTTGGAGGGGGATTCGGTAAGCCGCCTCCTCGCGGAGTTGATGTGA
- a CDS encoding CRISPR-associated protein: MTYLLAAAGLTILRKMGVDNPAGLVAARLDKYGDRCPQPSQVPELHAAEVLGGRLGARVGLELVATDTPESVAAARLILLCARVSGAAEPLGFYTVKRFAPGDYQGVAEFLRLAVERLRAAGGGYVSITSGFNLQVVYLALAGWLAGAKVIYVDEGGNLFEVPHVEICRLPHELGGAAAEGDQ; the protein is encoded by the coding sequence ATGACTTACCTCCTCGCCGCGGCTGGGCTTACAATTTTGAGGAAGATGGGAGTCGACAACCCGGCGGGGCTGGTGGCGGCTAGGCTGGATAAGTACGGCGACAGGTGCCCGCAGCCGTCTCAAGTGCCCGAGCTCCACGCCGCCGAGGTCCTGGGGGGGCGCCTGGGGGCGCGGGTGGGGCTGGAGCTGGTGGCCACGGACACCCCCGAGTCAGTCGCCGCGGCCCGGCTGATTCTGCTCTGCGCCAGGGTGTCGGGGGCGGCGGAGCCCCTGGGGTTTTACACAGTCAAGAGGTTCGCCCCGGGGGACTACCAGGGGGTGGCGGAGTTCCTGCGTCTAGCAGTCGAGAGGCTCCGCGCCGCCGGTGGGGGGTACGTCTCCATCACCTCCGGCTTCAACCTCCAGGTGGTCTACCTCGCGCTGGCGGGGTGGCTGGCGGGGGCAAAGGTGATATATGTAGACGAGGGGGGCAACCTATTCGAGGTGCCGCATGTGGAGATATGCCGCCTGCCTCATGAACTCGGCGGAGCGGCCGCCGAAGGCGACCAGTGA
- a CDS encoding DNA double-strand break repair nuclease NurA, producing MDELFELVSLLAAVGDRAAEAPPPSGGWVELAEGWCDFYEVKWESSPPPGDVHGLDSHSVVVEFEGVSVIVTTGALVGRCSAFVPGVSASWLGVRLNFRGGGDLLGGSRLYYRSRFLDRVFDVDFDLEAARDEVRYHVEEVLARAWDGGGVLLIDGPLFRALDVLRRGGAYAFLYSEVYRRRFELLRGRRVVGVVKRVDQSAYLARCVGVGSDDEVAARRLLEGRPGFVGPVVVKWGDLVKYMYYVGVPSAKGVRVLRVEAFDPSLAREAATWLGSLADHVGVPVPISAADRLARRLNAAAVRLLYSASPVEPTYRGLEAVAAAAREL from the coding sequence GTGGATGAGCTTTTTGAGCTTGTGTCTCTGCTCGCGGCGGTGGGTGATAGGGCGGCTGAGGCGCCTCCGCCGTCTGGGGGTTGGGTGGAGCTGGCGGAGGGTTGGTGCGATTTTTATGAGGTGAAGTGGGAGTCTTCGCCTCCGCCTGGCGATGTGCATGGTCTCGACAGCCATTCTGTTGTTGTGGAGTTTGAGGGTGTTTCTGTGATTGTGACTACTGGGGCTTTGGTGGGCCGCTGTTCGGCTTTTGTGCCTGGGGTGTCTGCGTCGTGGCTGGGGGTGAGGCTGAATTTTAGGGGTGGTGGGGATTTGCTGGGGGGGTCTAGGCTGTACTACAGGTCGAGGTTTTTGGATAGGGTTTTTGACGTGGATTTCGACTTGGAGGCGGCTAGGGACGAGGTTAGGTATCACGTGGAGGAGGTGCTGGCGCGTGCCTGGGACGGGGGTGGGGTGTTGCTTATCGACGGCCCCCTCTTCCGGGCGCTCGACGTGTTGAGGAGGGGCGGGGCCTACGCCTTTCTCTACTCGGAGGTGTACCGGAGGCGTTTTGAGCTTCTGCGGGGGAGGCGGGTGGTGGGGGTGGTTAAGAGGGTGGACCAGTCTGCGTATCTGGCTAGGTGCGTCGGCGTCGGCTCAGACGACGAGGTGGCGGCGAGGAGGCTTCTGGAGGGGAGGCCCGGGTTTGTGGGCCCCGTCGTGGTTAAGTGGGGGGACTTGGTCAAGTACATGTACTACGTGGGGGTGCCGAGCGCCAAGGGGGTGAGGGTTTTGAGGGTCGAGGCCTTTGACCCGTCCCTCGCGAGGGAGGCGGCCACCTGGCTCGGGTCTCTTGCTGACCACGTGGGGGTGCCCGTGCCCATATCCGCCGCCGACAGGCTCGCCAGGCGTCTAAACGCCGCCGCGGTGAGGCTCCTCTACTCCGCCTCTCCTGTGGAGCCCACGTACAGGGGGCTGGAGGCGGTGGCGGCCGCGGCTAGGGAGCTATGA